One Peterkaempfera bronchialis DNA window includes the following coding sequences:
- a CDS encoding ATP-binding protein yields MGAGPAVLADPDVVTCTLTPRYEAVKTARDFTRNSLHRWGLGELFDDIALVASELVTNALRHALQLRAGDAQGRIPTQPQHGPAAEQLPIRISLVHRAPQVVFAVSDPSSAGPVARDADYIAESGRGLHLVDSFSRSWGWHPLAGAGKVVWALFEAHEATVDNGGGRHRRA; encoded by the coding sequence ATGGGCGCCGGTCCGGCAGTCCTGGCCGACCCGGACGTGGTCACCTGTACTCTCACCCCCCGCTATGAGGCGGTGAAGACGGCACGTGACTTCACCCGGAACTCGCTCCACCGCTGGGGACTCGGCGAGCTCTTCGACGACATCGCACTGGTGGCGTCGGAGCTGGTGACCAACGCTCTGCGGCACGCCCTCCAGCTTCGGGCGGGTGACGCCCAGGGACGCATCCCCACGCAGCCCCAGCACGGCCCCGCGGCCGAGCAGTTGCCCATCCGCATCAGCCTGGTGCACCGCGCACCGCAGGTGGTGTTCGCGGTGAGCGACCCCAGCAGCGCGGGCCCGGTCGCCCGCGACGCGGACTACATAGCCGAGTCGGGCCGTGGGCTCCACCTGGTGGACTCCTTCAGCCGCTCCTGGGGCTGGCATCCACTGGCCGGAGCCGGAAAGGTGGTCTGGGCGCTCTTCGAGGCCCATGAGGCCACGGTCGACAACGGCGGCGGCAGGCACCGCAGGGCCTGA
- a CDS encoding sirohydrochlorin chelatase codes for MSSAATPGTPLPVRTPGSPARGRHRRPERPEIPEGAPALLLAVPATAGADARLIADEIVSIVRGEQPGIDVTAAYLAASEDSDGATVAELLAQAAEAGAPAPVVVPLLPGPHEEALATVRETAAATGALVTDALGPHPLLAEAVHVRLSEAGLARADRARLFSVNTAADGVVLAAVGGEEAVQAAGITGVLLAARLAVPVVPAALDVPGSVRAAAAHLRDTGVSLPALAPFVVGPEVDADLVKSVAEEADCPAAEPLGAYPAIGRLIVSAYLSALGVNEEQPGRPVPAV; via the coding sequence ATGAGCTCTGCCGCCACCCCGGGCACCCCGCTGCCCGTACGAACTCCTGGCTCCCCCGCCCGGGGGCGCCACCGCCGCCCCGAGCGTCCCGAGATACCCGAGGGCGCACCGGCGCTGCTGCTCGCCGTGCCCGCCACAGCGGGTGCCGACGCGCGGCTGATCGCCGACGAGATCGTCTCCATCGTGCGCGGCGAACAGCCGGGCATCGATGTCACCGCCGCTTACCTCGCGGCCTCGGAGGACTCCGACGGGGCCACCGTGGCCGAGCTGCTGGCTCAGGCAGCCGAGGCGGGCGCGCCCGCCCCCGTGGTGGTTCCGCTGCTGCCCGGTCCGCACGAGGAGGCGCTGGCCACCGTGCGGGAGACCGCCGCCGCGACGGGCGCCCTGGTGACCGATGCGCTGGGTCCGCATCCGCTGCTGGCCGAGGCGGTGCATGTGCGGCTGTCGGAGGCGGGCCTGGCCCGTGCCGACCGTGCGCGCCTGTTCAGCGTCAACACCGCTGCCGACGGCGTGGTGCTGGCTGCGGTGGGCGGCGAGGAGGCGGTGCAGGCGGCCGGTATCACCGGTGTGCTGCTGGCCGCGCGGCTCGCCGTCCCGGTGGTGCCCGCCGCGCTGGACGTACCCGGCTCGGTGCGGGCCGCTGCCGCGCACCTGCGGGACACGGGTGTCTCGCTGCCGGCGCTGGCGCCGTTCGTGGTCGGCCCGGAGGTCGACGCGGATCTGGTGAAGTCGGTGGCCGAGGAGGCGGACTGCCCGGCGGCGGAGCCGCTGGGCGCGTACCCGGCCATCGGCCGGCTGATCGTCTCTGCCTATCTGAGCGCCCTCGGCGTCAATGAGGAGCAGCCGGGACGACCGGTTCCGGCGGTCTGA
- a CDS encoding right-handed parallel beta-helix repeat-containing protein, whose product MVRDHDPYGRQPPLERPGEPQPDDNPPPPGPVGRRSALRWAAAGAVLAAVGGEEVLRRTLHDRSATAAATPLRPSTAHPHDHPHDHPGTAPGAASGTSAAPPPPVDEQGRRWSDQAGWEGGVPGPRDTVRIRDRVVLDTDAAVAGLVIDAGGSLVYSPTRTVTLSSTGSVVVRGTLALAPADAGTAHTLRFTGIDEKRFQGGGMGVVEGDTGLWVTGDGYLRLDGAAKTAWVRAAASLRPGDRTVTLTAAPDGWQTGDRIAVTPTAPPDSGGFSTQYDLHTVRSVSGRTITLDGPLRYPHPRVAAGGGVTVGAEVLNLSRNVRVEGTPGGRAHIHLTSSRRQDVRHAALRWLGPRSATDETWTSPQGPTPVTAPVLGRYALHFHMVGDASRGTTVEGVVIRDAGNHAFVPHGSHGITFRSCISHDTWEDAYWWDGAPDTRTPQGPSDEIVYDSCVASRTRLEPNFRAYRLTGFSLGAGRGSTARDCVAVGVQGAEGASGYEWPEGGEGVWTFERCLAHNNLEDGIFVWLNTSRHHVISDFVAYHNGGWGIEHGAYLNDFTYRSSVLHGNASGGIAVHSLGAGQGTLFDGMLVDAAGMSDFAVSTARHELDGDPVTLSRCRFTGYRKAGVAFRATHQGAPDNVEVLDCAFDGNQLWLDPEAPEPRTVVFREAGSGGAVTVLARGSGGKDGGGREVPAWNAATRPATVRTAARTPLTPAIRLGGSAAPTARLKT is encoded by the coding sequence ATGGTCCGAGACCACGATCCGTACGGTCGGCAGCCGCCGCTGGAGCGGCCGGGGGAGCCGCAGCCGGACGACAACCCGCCGCCACCCGGCCCGGTGGGCCGCCGCTCCGCGCTGCGCTGGGCCGCCGCCGGAGCCGTGCTGGCCGCCGTCGGCGGCGAGGAGGTGCTGCGGCGCACCCTGCACGACCGGTCGGCGACGGCGGCAGCCACCCCGCTGAGGCCGTCCACCGCGCACCCGCACGACCATCCGCACGACCACCCGGGCACTGCGCCCGGTGCCGCATCCGGCACCTCGGCCGCACCGCCGCCGCCGGTGGACGAGCAGGGCCGCCGCTGGTCGGACCAGGCCGGCTGGGAAGGCGGCGTCCCTGGCCCCCGCGACACCGTACGCATCCGCGACCGGGTGGTCCTGGACACCGACGCCGCCGTCGCCGGGCTGGTCATCGATGCGGGTGGCTCCCTGGTGTACAGCCCCACCCGCACCGTGACCCTCAGCTCCACCGGCAGCGTGGTCGTCAGGGGCACCCTGGCGCTGGCCCCCGCAGACGCGGGCACCGCCCACACCCTGCGCTTCACCGGCATCGACGAGAAGCGCTTCCAGGGCGGCGGCATGGGCGTGGTCGAAGGCGACACCGGCCTCTGGGTCACCGGCGACGGATACCTGCGGCTGGACGGCGCCGCCAAGACCGCCTGGGTACGCGCCGCCGCCTCGCTGCGCCCCGGCGACCGGACCGTCACCCTCACCGCCGCCCCCGACGGCTGGCAGACCGGCGACCGGATCGCGGTCACCCCGACCGCGCCGCCCGACAGCGGCGGCTTCTCCACCCAGTACGACCTGCACACCGTGCGCTCGGTCAGCGGACGCACCATCACCCTGGACGGCCCGCTGCGCTACCCGCACCCCCGGGTGGCCGCCGGCGGCGGCGTCACCGTCGGCGCCGAGGTGCTCAACCTCTCCCGCAACGTCCGCGTCGAGGGCACCCCCGGCGGACGGGCCCATATCCACCTCACCAGCTCCCGCCGCCAGGACGTCCGCCACGCCGCCCTGCGCTGGCTCGGCCCGCGCAGCGCGACCGACGAGACCTGGACCTCACCCCAGGGCCCCACGCCGGTCACCGCCCCGGTCCTCGGCCGCTACGCCCTGCACTTCCATATGGTGGGCGACGCCAGCCGGGGCACCACCGTGGAGGGCGTCGTCATCCGCGACGCCGGCAACCACGCCTTCGTCCCGCACGGCAGCCATGGCATCACCTTCCGCAGCTGCATCAGCCATGACACCTGGGAGGACGCCTACTGGTGGGACGGCGCCCCCGACACCCGCACCCCGCAGGGCCCCTCCGACGAGATCGTCTACGACTCCTGCGTGGCCTCCCGGACCCGTCTGGAGCCCAACTTCCGCGCCTACCGGCTGACCGGCTTCAGCCTCGGCGCCGGTCGCGGCAGCACGGCCAGGGACTGCGTCGCGGTGGGCGTCCAGGGAGCGGAGGGAGCCTCCGGCTACGAGTGGCCGGAGGGCGGCGAAGGGGTCTGGACCTTCGAGCGCTGCCTCGCCCACAACAACCTGGAGGACGGCATCTTCGTCTGGCTCAACACCTCCCGGCACCATGTGATCAGCGACTTCGTCGCCTACCACAACGGCGGCTGGGGCATCGAGCACGGCGCCTACCTCAATGACTTCACCTACCGCAGCAGCGTGCTGCACGGCAATGCGAGCGGCGGGATCGCGGTGCACTCGCTCGGCGCCGGCCAGGGCACCCTCTTCGACGGCATGCTGGTCGACGCGGCGGGCATGTCCGACTTCGCGGTCTCCACCGCCCGGCATGAACTCGACGGCGACCCGGTCACCCTCAGCCGGTGCCGCTTCACCGGCTACCGCAAGGCCGGGGTGGCCTTCCGCGCCACCCACCAGGGGGCACCCGACAACGTCGAGGTGCTGGACTGCGCCTTCGACGGCAACCAACTCTGGCTCGACCCCGAGGCGCCCGAACCCCGGACCGTGGTCTTCCGCGAGGCCGGCAGCGGCGGAGCGGTGACGGTGCTGGCCAGGGGCTCCGGCGGCAAGGACGGCGGCGGCAGGGAGGTGCCCGCCTGGAACGCCGCCACCCGCCCGGCCACCGTCCGCACCGCCGCCCGCACCCCGCTCACCCCGGCGATCCGGCTGGGCGGCAGCGCCGCACCCACCGCACGCCTCAAGACCTGA
- a CDS encoding LacI family DNA-binding transcriptional regulator, whose amino-acid sequence MGAIGSGAVTTARLADIAAQAGVSEATVSRVLNGKAGVSAATRQTVLAALDVLGYERPTRLRQRSAGLIGLITPELNNPIFPALAQVIEQVLSRHGYTPVLCTQTPGGSTEDELVEMLVDRGVSGIVFVSGLHADTTAAHDRYARLAGRQVPFVLINGYSERISAPFVSPDDRAAMRMAVQHLVELGHERIGLAVGQRRYVPVLRKMEGFTAALQSILGQTREQAESMVHHTLFSVEGGHAAAGALLDKGCTAIVCGSDMMALGAIRAVRQRGLTVPQDVSVVGFDDSPLIAFTEPPLTTIRQPVEAMATAAVDALLEEVGGNPAQRAEFMFQPELVVRGSTAAAPARRD is encoded by the coding sequence ATGGGTGCAATAGGCTCGGGGGCTGTGACTACGGCACGACTGGCGGACATCGCGGCACAGGCGGGGGTTAGCGAGGCCACCGTCTCCCGCGTCCTCAACGGCAAGGCAGGGGTGTCGGCTGCCACCAGGCAGACCGTGCTCGCGGCTCTCGATGTGCTCGGCTACGAGCGGCCGACGCGGCTGCGCCAGCGCAGCGCCGGCCTGATCGGACTGATCACCCCGGAGCTCAACAACCCGATCTTCCCGGCGCTGGCCCAGGTGATCGAGCAGGTGCTCAGCCGCCACGGCTACACCCCGGTGCTGTGTACCCAGACACCGGGCGGCTCCACCGAGGACGAGCTGGTGGAGATGCTGGTGGACCGGGGTGTCTCCGGCATCGTCTTTGTCTCCGGTCTGCACGCGGACACCACCGCCGCCCATGACCGGTACGCCAGGCTGGCGGGCCGGCAGGTGCCCTTTGTGCTGATCAACGGCTACAGCGAGCGGATCTCCGCGCCGTTTGTCTCCCCCGACGACCGGGCCGCCATGCGGATGGCGGTCCAGCACCTGGTCGAGCTCGGCCATGAGCGGATCGGACTGGCCGTCGGCCAGCGCCGGTACGTCCCGGTGCTGCGCAAGATGGAGGGCTTCACCGCCGCCCTGCAGAGCATCCTCGGGCAGACCCGGGAGCAGGCCGAGTCCATGGTCCACCACACCCTGTTCAGCGTGGAGGGCGGCCATGCGGCGGCTGGAGCCCTGCTGGACAAGGGGTGCACCGCCATCGTCTGCGGCAGCGACATGATGGCGCTGGGTGCCATCCGGGCGGTCCGGCAGCGCGGGCTGACGGTCCCTCAGGACGTCTCGGTGGTCGGCTTCGACGACTCGCCGCTGATCGCCTTCACCGAACCGCCGCTCACCACCATCCGGCAGCCCGTGGAGGCCATGGCCACCGCCGCCGTGGACGCCCTGCTGGAGGAGGTCGGCGGCAACCCGGCGCAGCGCGCCGAGTTCATGTTCCAGCCCGAGCTGGTGGTACGCGGCTCCACCGCCGCCGCCCCGGCCCGCCGGGACTGA
- a CDS encoding sugar ABC transporter permease, producing MTATHDRPPARRIRARGERGPLASLALHTTLIAASLVAMFPVAWILYISVGPEDAWQDPSKVIGHLSLKNYTRVLTETDFPRWFGNSLVVALATTVLGVLLSATAGYAVSRLKFPGQKQLMWMFLVTQMFPVAVLIVPLYNILASLDLIDSYLGLILTYCTVAVPFSAWMLKGYFDTIPVEIDEAGRVDGLTPFGTFWRLILPLARPGLAVTAFYSFLTAWAEVAYATQFMSADHYTLAVGIRTLATNTRADWAGMTASSVLIAIPATIVFFLVQRHLVSGLTAGAAKS from the coding sequence ATGACCGCGACCCACGACCGACCCCCGGCCCGCCGCATCCGCGCCCGGGGCGAGCGCGGTCCGCTCGCCTCCCTGGCGCTGCACACCACGCTGATCGCCGCCTCGCTGGTGGCGATGTTCCCGGTGGCCTGGATCCTCTACATCTCGGTCGGCCCCGAGGACGCCTGGCAGGACCCCTCCAAGGTGATCGGCCACCTGAGCCTGAAGAACTACACCCGGGTCCTCACCGAGACCGACTTCCCCCGCTGGTTCGGCAACTCCCTGGTGGTCGCCCTCGCCACCACCGTCCTCGGTGTGCTGCTCTCCGCGACGGCCGGCTATGCGGTCTCCCGGCTGAAGTTCCCCGGCCAGAAGCAGCTGATGTGGATGTTCCTGGTCACCCAGATGTTCCCGGTGGCCGTGCTGATCGTGCCGCTGTACAACATCCTGGCCTCGCTCGACCTGATCGACAGCTACCTGGGCCTGATCCTCACCTACTGCACCGTGGCGGTGCCCTTCTCCGCCTGGATGCTCAAGGGCTACTTCGACACCATCCCGGTGGAGATCGACGAGGCCGGCCGGGTGGACGGCCTCACCCCGTTCGGCACCTTCTGGCGGCTGATCCTGCCGCTGGCCCGCCCGGGCCTGGCCGTCACCGCCTTCTACTCCTTCCTCACCGCCTGGGCCGAGGTCGCCTACGCGACCCAGTTCATGAGCGCCGACCACTACACCCTGGCGGTCGGCATCCGCACCCTCGCGACCAACACCCGCGCCGACTGGGCGGGGATGACCGCCTCCTCGGTGCTGATCGCCATCCCCGCGACCATCGTCTTCTTCCTGGTCCAGCGCCATCTGGTCTCCGGCCTCACCGCCGGCGCCGCCAAGTCCTGA
- a CDS encoding glycoside hydrolase family 13 protein produces MSHDLADASRPSLLAPQRAGADQDATARDATAHDAAPGAVAASAGDSRGWWRDAVIYQVYPRSFADSDGDGMGDLPGIRSRLPYLRDLGVDAVWLSPFYASPQADAGYDVSDYRAIDPMFGTLHDADALIRDAHALGLRIIVDLVPNHSSDQHEWFKRALREGPGSALRERYHFLPGKGENGELPPNDWESIFGGPAWTRTTNPDGTPGDWYLHLFAAEQPDFNWENPAVADEFRSILRFWLDMGVDGFRIDVAHGLVKAAGLPDMGSHDQLKLLGNAVLPFFDQDGVHEVYRSWRTILDEYPGERIAVAEAWTPTVARTANYVRADELHQAFNFQYLGTAWEAAELRRVIDLSLDAMRPVDAPTTWVLSNHDVVRHATRLADDTADRETGLRRARAASLLMLALPGSAYLYQGEELGLPEVTDLPDEVRQDPAFFRAAGQDGFRDGCRVPIPWSGTEAPYGFGPDGGSSWLPQPAEWARLSVAVQQGDPSSTLELYRSALAVRREHPALGAGTAVTWLDGYPEGVLAFRRDAAAGSFACTVNLGAEPVRIPAPGRLLLASTETGTVDGEILLPSDSTVWWAV; encoded by the coding sequence ATGAGCCACGACCTCGCCGACGCCTCCCGGCCCTCCCTCCTCGCCCCGCAGCGGGCCGGAGCGGACCAGGACGCCACCGCCCGGGACGCCACCGCCCACGACGCCGCGCCCGGCGCCGTCGCTGCGTCCGCCGGCGACAGCAGAGGCTGGTGGCGGGACGCGGTCATCTACCAGGTGTACCCGCGCAGCTTCGCCGACTCCGACGGCGACGGCATGGGCGACCTGCCCGGCATCCGCAGCCGGCTGCCCTATCTGCGCGACCTGGGCGTGGACGCCGTCTGGCTCTCCCCCTTCTATGCCTCCCCGCAGGCCGACGCCGGCTACGACGTCTCCGACTACCGGGCCATCGACCCGATGTTCGGCACCCTGCACGACGCCGACGCGCTGATCCGCGACGCCCATGCGCTCGGCCTGCGCATCATCGTGGACCTGGTGCCCAACCACTCCTCCGACCAGCACGAGTGGTTCAAGCGGGCGCTGCGCGAGGGCCCCGGCTCCGCGCTGCGCGAGCGCTACCACTTCCTCCCCGGCAAGGGCGAGAACGGCGAACTGCCGCCCAACGACTGGGAGTCCATCTTCGGCGGCCCCGCCTGGACGCGCACCACCAACCCCGACGGCACCCCCGGCGACTGGTACCTGCACCTCTTCGCCGCCGAGCAGCCCGACTTCAACTGGGAGAACCCGGCCGTCGCCGACGAGTTCCGCTCCATCCTGCGCTTCTGGCTGGACATGGGCGTCGACGGCTTCCGGATCGACGTGGCCCACGGCCTGGTCAAGGCCGCCGGACTGCCCGACATGGGCTCCCATGACCAGCTGAAGCTGCTGGGCAACGCCGTGCTGCCCTTCTTCGACCAGGACGGCGTCCACGAGGTCTACCGCAGCTGGCGCACGATCCTCGACGAGTACCCCGGCGAGCGGATCGCCGTCGCCGAAGCCTGGACCCCCACCGTCGCCCGCACCGCCAACTACGTGCGCGCCGACGAGCTGCACCAGGCGTTCAACTTCCAGTACCTGGGCACCGCCTGGGAGGCGGCCGAGCTCCGCCGGGTGATCGACCTCTCGCTGGACGCCATGCGCCCCGTCGACGCCCCCACCACCTGGGTGCTCTCCAACCATGACGTGGTCCGGCACGCCACCCGCCTCGCCGATGACACCGCCGACCGGGAGACCGGCCTCCGCCGCGCCCGCGCCGCCTCGCTGCTGATGCTCGCACTGCCCGGCTCCGCCTACCTCTACCAGGGCGAGGAACTGGGCCTGCCCGAGGTCACCGACCTGCCCGACGAGGTCCGCCAGGACCCGGCGTTCTTCCGCGCCGCCGGCCAGGACGGCTTCCGGGACGGCTGCCGGGTGCCCATCCCGTGGTCCGGCACCGAGGCCCCGTACGGCTTCGGCCCCGACGGCGGCTCCAGCTGGCTGCCGCAGCCCGCCGAGTGGGCCCGGCTGAGCGTCGCCGTCCAGCAGGGCGACCCCTCCTCCACCCTGGAGCTCTACCGCAGCGCCCTGGCGGTGCGCCGCGAGCACCCCGCGCTGGGCGCCGGCACCGCCGTGACCTGGCTGGACGGCTACCCCGAGGGCGTCCTGGCATTCCGCCGCGACGCCGCCGCCGGCTCCTTCGCCTGCACCGTGAACCTGGGCGCCGAACCGGTCCGCATCCCCGCCCCCGGCCGCCTCCTGCTCGCCTCCACGGAGACCGGGACGGTGGACGGCGAGATCCTGCTGCCCTCGGACAGCACCGTCTGGTGGGCCGTCTGA
- a CDS encoding glycoside hydrolase family 3 protein codes for MAQDLDTRVRALLARMCLEDKVGQLFVSRVHGGDTEHPSPAEAAENRKALGVATAAEAVARYRLGGVVYFGWTGNLDSPERTAALSAGLQRAARLLPVPVPLLIATDQEQGSVVRIGPPATGFPGAMALGASGRPEDARSAARVTGTELAALGINQDYAPVADVNLDPANPVIGTRSFGGDPSAVAALTAAQVQGFHDAGTVCTAKHFPGHGDTSADSHTGLPVIGHSRAEWERVDLPPFAAAVRHGVDSVMTAHIVVPALDPSGDPATLSRPIITGLLRRHLGYDGVVVTDSLTMAGVRTRYGDDRVPVLALKAGADQLLDPPDLALAYRSVLHAVRDGELTESRIDASVTRVLRLKVRRGLFERRPPDPASVRRLLGTPAHLAVADTVADHSITLLRNDDRVLPLAAAAGRPVLVTGWEPVGGSAGIGTAAGQPVRELAAALSALGLPTRALPTGPAPDAAAVARATRAAGDTGDTGVTGDAGGGGAVVVLTGGAAGDAAQRRLVAALLATGRPMVQIAVRDPYDLARLPGVRTALATYSWSPASMRAAARVLAGRTTPTGRPPVTLPD; via the coding sequence ATGGCGCAGGACCTCGACACCCGCGTCCGGGCACTGCTCGCCCGGATGTGCCTTGAGGACAAGGTCGGCCAGCTCTTCGTCAGCCGCGTCCACGGCGGCGACACCGAGCACCCCTCCCCCGCCGAGGCAGCCGAGAACCGCAAGGCCCTCGGGGTCGCCACCGCCGCCGAGGCGGTGGCCCGCTACCGGCTGGGCGGCGTCGTCTACTTCGGCTGGACCGGCAACCTCGACAGCCCCGAGCGCACCGCGGCACTCTCCGCCGGACTCCAGCGCGCCGCCCGCCTGCTCCCCGTACCCGTGCCCCTGCTGATCGCCACCGACCAGGAGCAGGGCTCGGTGGTCCGCATCGGCCCACCGGCCACCGGATTCCCCGGCGCCATGGCGCTCGGCGCCTCCGGCCGCCCGGAGGACGCCCGCAGCGCCGCCCGGGTCACCGGCACGGAGTTGGCCGCGCTCGGCATCAACCAGGACTACGCCCCGGTCGCCGACGTCAACCTCGACCCCGCCAACCCGGTGATCGGCACCCGGTCCTTCGGCGGAGACCCGAGCGCGGTCGCCGCCCTCACCGCCGCCCAGGTGCAGGGCTTCCACGACGCGGGCACGGTCTGCACGGCCAAGCACTTCCCCGGCCACGGGGACACCTCCGCCGACAGCCACACCGGTCTGCCGGTGATCGGGCACAGCCGGGCCGAGTGGGAGCGGGTGGACCTTCCGCCGTTCGCCGCCGCCGTCCGACACGGGGTGGACTCCGTGATGACGGCGCATATCGTCGTCCCCGCGCTCGACCCCTCCGGCGACCCGGCCACCCTCTCCCGGCCGATCATCACCGGCCTGCTGCGCCGACACCTCGGCTATGACGGCGTGGTGGTCACCGACTCCCTCACCATGGCGGGCGTACGGACCCGCTACGGGGACGACCGGGTACCCGTACTCGCCCTCAAGGCCGGTGCCGACCAACTGCTCGATCCGCCCGACCTGGCGCTCGCCTACCGGTCGGTGCTGCATGCGGTACGCGACGGTGAACTGACCGAGAGCCGGATCGACGCCTCCGTGACCCGGGTGCTGCGGCTGAAGGTGCGGCGCGGACTCTTCGAGCGGCGGCCACCCGACCCGGCCTCGGTCCGGCGGCTGCTGGGTACGCCCGCGCACCTCGCGGTGGCCGACACCGTGGCCGACCACAGCATCACGCTGCTGCGCAACGACGATCGCGTCCTGCCGCTCGCGGCGGCGGCCGGGCGGCCGGTGCTGGTGACCGGCTGGGAGCCGGTCGGCGGCTCCGCCGGGATCGGCACCGCCGCCGGACAGCCGGTACGGGAGCTGGCCGCCGCCCTCTCCGCCCTCGGGCTCCCCACCCGGGCGCTCCCCACCGGCCCGGCCCCCGACGCCGCAGCGGTGGCCCGCGCCACCCGGGCCGCCGGGGACACCGGGGACACCGGGGTCACCGGGGACGCGGGGGGCGGCGGCGCGGTGGTGGTGCTCACCGGCGGGGCGGCCGGAGACGCCGCACAGCGGCGGCTGGTGGCCGCGCTGCTGGCGACGGGGCGGCCCATGGTGCAGATCGCCGTCCGCGACCCCTACGACCTGGCCCGGCTGCCCGGGGTACGCACCGCCCTGGCCACCTACTCCTGGTCCCCGGCGTCGATGCGGGCGGCGGCCCGGGTCCTGGCCGGCCGTACCACCCCCACCGGCCGACCGCCCGTCACCCTCCCCGACTGA
- a CDS encoding DUF397 domain-containing protein → MRHIHNGMAAAEIRGVVWQKSRHSNSQGNCVELAKLPGGDVAMRNSRFPEGPALIYTRAEIEALLLGAKDGEFDHLVQ, encoded by the coding sequence ATGCGCCACATACACAACGGCATGGCGGCCGCGGAGATCCGTGGCGTTGTCTGGCAGAAGAGTCGGCACAGCAACTCGCAGGGAAACTGCGTGGAGTTGGCCAAACTGCCGGGCGGCGACGTCGCCATGCGCAACTCCCGGTTCCCCGAAGGGCCGGCCCTGATCTACACCCGCGCGGAGATCGAGGCGCTGCTGCTGGGGGCCAAGGACGGGGAGTTCGACCACCTGGTCCAGTGA